DNA sequence from the Candidatus Sulfuricurvum sp. RIFRC-1 genome:
AAATATGTCTCTCATGTGCAGTTTGTATCATTGGAGGGGGTCTTGGAAGGATTAAAGCATGCGGAAGAATTACCACCTTCACAGATCAACGGAAGTGTTGATTTGGAAAAAGTCGTTGAATATTTACAATAAAGATTAGGATAGTTTTAGTGTGAGGGGAGTTCTACCCGAGGGTAGAAAAATTATTTTACTTGGTTCGCCATTCTTTTGAGCTTTTCTTTGTAGGCAGCCATATCAAAATCTTTCACTCTGGCAACACCGTCGGCGATTGCCGCTTCAGCAACCGCATACGATACCCACTCCATCAAACGTTTGTCGAAAGGGGAAGGGATAATATACTCTTTTCCATAGACCATATCGGTTCGGTTGTGTGCTTTTGCAACATAATCAGGTACCGATTCTTTTGCAAGGGCAGCCAAAGCTTTTGAAGCCGCCATTTTCATATTTTCGGTGATTTTCGTTGCTCTAACGTCTAATGCTCCACGGAAGATAAACGGGAAGCCCAAAACATTGTTGACTTGGTTTGCAAAGTCACTTCTGCCGGTACCGATGATGAGGTCATCGCGCACTGATTTAGCGAGATCAGGCATGATTTCAGGTGTCGGGTTTGCGCAGGCGAAGATAATCGGATTGCCTGCCATTGAAGCCACCATCTCTTTGCTGATTTGCTCAGGGCCTGAAAGGCCAAGGAGCATATCGGCATTTTTGGCCGCGTCTTCGGGTGTTCTGTCTTCCGTATCGATCGCATAGGCTTGTTTCTGTGCATTAAGATCCGTTCTACCGCTATGGATAACCCCTTTAGAATCAAGCATAGTGATGTTTTTAACACCAAGCTGTTTGTACATATTGGCACACGCAATCCCGCTTGCACCTGCTCCGATAACGACGACCTTAAGCTCTTCCGCCTTTTTACCGCTCATTTCAAGAACATTGATGAGTCCAGCCGTCGTGATAACGGCGGTTCCGTGTTGGTCATCATGGAAAACAGGAACATTGCAAATTTCTTTTAATCTCTCTTCGATCTCAAAACATCTAGGAGCACTGATGTCTTCCAGATTGATTCCACCGAAAGTATCTGCGATCGCCGCAACCGTTCTAATGATCTCTTCGGTATCTTTTGTATTGAGTTCGATATCGATGGCATCTACATGAGCAAACGACTTGAACAATACGCATTTGCCCTCCATTACAGGTTTGCCGGCCAAGTGTCCGATATCACCAAGGCCCAGAACGGCTGTTCCATCCGAGATGACAGCTACCAGATTCCCTTTGTTGGTGTAATCGTATGCGGTATCGATATCTTTTTCGATTTCAAGACATGGATAGGCAACACCCGGACTGTATGCCATAGATAGCTCTTTTATAGTATCACAAGGTTTTGTGATCAGTGTTCCTATCTTGCCGTTTGTATCAAATTCATTCTTGGCAAAATGGTATTCGAGTGATTCTTCCTCAAAAGTCGACATCTATTCTCCCTATATTAACTTATAATAATCATTATAGCTTTAAAATTTTAGACATCAAGAATTTTGATACTTATAGTAACATACACTTATATTTAGTTTCAAATAGTAACATAATAGATCTGAGCAAACGGTCGTAGTCTGTTTTTATGACTTACCTGTATTGAAGCACTATCATGGTAAAGTTTCACAAATAAACAGTTAGGGTGTATAGCTACATTACACCAATATTCAGCGGAGAATGAAAATGGAAAAACCAAAAGCGTATAAGCTCCTAGCAGAGCAAGAGGGGATATCCAACTCTGAGGCCAAATCACTGATTGACCGAGGTTTGGTTTATGTCGGAAATAACAAGGTGATGATTGCACGGGGTGAGACTAGTCCCAAAACGATTTTTATCGTTCAAAAAGTGGAAAAAGTACGTCCAATTTTTGAAAACGATGATTTGATTGTTGTCGATAAGCCGGCATTTGTTAACTCCGATGAGATTGAGCGACAGTTTAAAGGCTCTCAATTGCTACATCGACTCGACCGTGAAACAAGCGGTGTTTTGATGCTCGTTAAAAACGAAGAGTTCCGCCTTAAAGCGATCCAAGAGTTTAAAAAAGACAATGTTTACAAAGAGTACGTTGCGTGGGTAGAGGGATTGGTGAGTGAACCGTTTGTGATCGATCAACCGCTTATTACCGAGAAAAAAGGGAACAAAGCTTATACGAAAGTTGCTAAAAATGGCAAACCTGCGATTACGGAAGTGACACCACTGGAAGTATCAGGGAAAAAGACCAAGGTACAGCTCATTATCCATCACGGACGAACCCATCAAATCCGTGCCCACATGAAATATGCACAGCACCCGATTATCGGGGATGAGAGCTACGGCGGACGACAGTCGAAGCGCGTAATGCTTCATGCGAAAAAAGTGATATTGCTCGGGCAAACATTTGAAGCACCGGAACCGAAGGTATTTGGACACTTCGGTAGTTAATTACGAATACTCTAATTGTAATTGAAGAAAAAATTAAGTATAATTCGGAAATTTTTATACCCTGTAGAACCATTATTTAGGAGTTGAAGTGTTTGATACACTAACCGAATCGTTTACATCAGCCATACGCAAAATCCGTTTTCACGACGATGAAAAGGCGTTGACCAAGGCACTCGGCGAGCTTAAAAAAGCGTTGCTCAAAGCCGATGTGAATCATAAAGTCGTTAAAGACCTTATCGATTCGGTTGAACTTCAAACCAAACAAAGCGGTATCGGGAAAGATCAATTCCTCGATGCACTTCGCAAATCGTTGTATGCCCTTTTGGATGTCAAAGGGAAATCAGGATTTGTGTACGCTCCGGTATCTCCGACCGTCATTTTGATGACGGGATTACAGGGTTCGGGTAAAACGACGACGACGGGTAAACTTGCTAATTGGCTTAAAACACGTCAGAAAAAACGGGTATTGGTTGTTGCGGCAGACTTGCAGCGTCTTGCGGCGGTTGAACAACTCCGCCAAGTGTGCGCTTCTATCGAAGTAGAACTTTATGCCGATGATGCAAGTAAAAATCCGGTTGAAGTGGTTAAAACAGCATTGGCTCACGCAAAAAATGCACTTGTCGATGTTGTATTGATTGACACCGCCGGACGTTTGGCGATTGATGAAGAGTTGATGGGTGAATTGGCGGAAGTGAAAGCCGTTGCCAACCCGCATGAGATTTTCTATGTTGCCGACTCACTCTCAGGTCAGGATGCGGTTCGTACAGCGGCTACCTTTAACGAAAAGATCGGAATCGATGGGGTCATCCTCACCAAATACGATGGTGATTCCAAAGGGGGCGTTGCGTTAGGTATCGCTTCCCAGATCCAAGTACCGCTTCGATTTATCGGTGCGGGTGAGAAGATGGAAGATCTCGAAATCTTCCTCCCGGATCGTATTGTTAACCGTCTGATGGGCTTGGGCGATATCGAAGGGCTTGCTGAGCGAACGGCATCCGTTATCGATGAGAAACGGGCAAAAGCCCTTACCAAAAAGATCAAAAAAGGGGAGTTTAACTTTAACGACTTCCTAGAGCAGATGGAGAGTCTCAAAAAAATGGGGAGTATGAAATCCATAATGGGGATGATCCCCGGAATGGGCGGCATGGCCTCTGCGCTCAAAGATTTCGATTTGGAAAACTCATCTCAACTCAAGCAGATCAAAGCATTGGTTTCTTCGATGACGGTGAAAGAACGCGAAGATCCTGAGTTGTTAAATAACAGCCGAAAAGCCCGTTTGGCTAAAGGGTGCGGTTTGGATATTATCGAAG
Encoded proteins:
- a CDS encoding malic enzyme-like NAD(P)-binding protein, giving the protein MSTFEEESLEYHFAKNEFDTNGKIGTLITKPCDTIKELSMAYSPGVAYPCLEIEKDIDTAYDYTNKGNLVAVISDGTAVLGLGDIGHLAGKPVMEGKCVLFKSFAHVDAIDIELNTKDTEEIIRTVAAIADTFGGINLEDISAPRCFEIEERLKEICNVPVFHDDQHGTAVITTAGLINVLEMSGKKAEELKVVVIGAGASGIACANMYKQLGVKNITMLDSKGVIHSGRTDLNAQKQAYAIDTEDRTPEDAAKNADMLLGLSGPEQISKEMVASMAGNPIIFACANPTPEIMPDLAKSVRDDLIIGTGRSDFANQVNNVLGFPFIFRGALDVRATKITENMKMAASKALAALAKESVPDYVAKAHNRTDMVYGKEYIIPSPFDKRLMEWVSYAVAEAAIADGVARVKDFDMAAYKEKLKRMANQVK
- a CDS encoding RNA pseudouridine synthase, translating into MEKPKAYKLLAEQEGISNSEAKSLIDRGLVYVGNNKVMIARGETSPKTIFIVQKVEKVRPIFENDDLIVVDKPAFVNSDEIERQFKGSQLLHRLDRETSGVLMLVKNEEFRLKAIQEFKKDNVYKEYVAWVEGLVSEPFVIDQPLITEKKGNKAYTKVAKNGKPAITEVTPLEVSGKKTKVQLIIHHGRTHQIRAHMKYAQHPIIGDESYGGRQSKRVMLHAKKVILLGQTFEAPEPKVFGHFGS
- the ffh gene encoding signal recognition particle protein, coding for MFDTLTESFTSAIRKIRFHDDEKALTKALGELKKALLKADVNHKVVKDLIDSVELQTKQSGIGKDQFLDALRKSLYALLDVKGKSGFVYAPVSPTVILMTGLQGSGKTTTTGKLANWLKTRQKKRVLVVAADLQRLAAVEQLRQVCASIEVELYADDASKNPVEVVKTALAHAKNALVDVVLIDTAGRLAIDEELMGELAEVKAVANPHEIFYVADSLSGQDAVRTAATFNEKIGIDGVILTKYDGDSKGGVALGIASQIQVPLRFIGAGEKMEDLEIFLPDRIVNRLMGLGDIEGLAERTASVIDEKRAKALTKKIKKGEFNFNDFLEQMESLKKMGSMKSIMGMIPGMGGMASALKDFDLENSSQLKQIKALVSSMTVKEREDPELLNNSRKARLAKGCGLDIIEVNRILKQFKNASKMAKRFSGKSGMKDLQSMMGQMQGARLPR